The Vibrio sp. NTOU-M3 genomic sequence TACGCGCCATGGTTAAATTATTAATAATGAACAACGTTCAATATTTTAATGACCGATCAAGAGAAGCGTCAACTTGAATAGTGTAATCTTTGCAATATTCTGATACATGTATTGGCTTTTCGCATATTTCATTATCAAGCGTGTGGGGCTATGATTACCCTGCCTCTAAAAGTAAACCTAAACCCTAAGGAAAAATATGAAACGGCTTTTTTCCCTTGTTGCCTTGCTGATGGTTTCAGTTGCCATAACTCCAATCGCTGAAGCGAAGAAGTTTGGTGGTGGTAAATCATTTGGTAAGAGCTATAAAACCGCTCCTGCCCCTAAGCAGCAACAACAAAACACAAATAACATCGGAAAAGATCAAACAACGAAGACCCAAAGCTCAACGAAAAAAGGGTTGATGGGAGGCTTGCTAGGCGGATTGCTTGCTGGCGGTCTATTGGCTGCATTCTTCGGTGGTGCGTTTGAAGGAATCCAGTTTATGGATATCCTGATCATTGGCTTGATTGCTTTCGTCATCTTTAAATTGATGAGAGGAATGCTAGGTGCTAAGCAAGGTAGTATGAATCAGCATCGTCAGCAGCCTGCATTTGGTGGTCAATCACCAAAATTTGAACAACCAAATGTGCATAATTTCGAACAGAATGCTGGTGCTTCAAACGGTGGTTTTGGTGGTACGACGGATGTTCCACATAACTACCCACCAGGTTTTGACAAAGCAGCTTTCGTTGAAGGTGCTCGTGAGCATTACCGCATTCTTCAAGGTGCGTGGAACCACAATCAGTTAGAAAAAATTGAAGAATACGTTTCGCCGAGCTTATTAGAAGATCTTAAGGCAGAGCGTGCAAAACTTGATGGTGAACAGCATACTGACGTCATGTATGTTGATGCGGACATTGTTCGTGCTGATTACGATGCAAACAAAGCTCAACTGAGTTTGCAGTTTAGTGGCCGCTATCGTGATGCGGTTGAAGGTATCGAAGAGAATATTGAAGATATTTGGCACCTAGAGCGTGATCTCACAACTCCAAATGCACCTTGGTTGATTGTTGGTATTCAAGGCTAAATTTAACAGATAGTTCGTAATAAAACGCCCGGAGATATCCGGGCGTTTTTTTATTGAGTATTTTTACGGCTTAGTCATACTGAATAAGTACACAAAACAAATAAGGAAAGTAAAGTGGCTGAATTTAAGTATAAAAACTTGTCTCAACAACAACAGGACTCTCTAGATGCTGCCGTGTTTCGCCGTTTGCTAAAACATCTTGATGACAATAAGGATGTCCAGAATATTGATTTGATGATCCTAGCTGGTTTCTGTCGTAACTGTTTCAGTAAGTGGTATAAGGCAGAGGCTGAATCGCAAAACTTATCACTTGATATTGATGATGCGCGAGAACGAGTTTATGGCATGACTTATGATGAGTGGAAACAAAACCATCAACCAGCAGCCACACCAGAGCAGCTTGCTGCATTCGAAGCCCGCCAGAAGAAATAGCTAGCGTTCTGGCTTCTAAGGAAAGCTTATGTTCGTCTTACATGCAAGATGTATGTTAAATAGTGAGAGAATAAGTGGACCATCTCTATTGAATCTACTTTAATGCAGCGCTGTTTCATTTCAGTGGGTTCATTAGTGAGGAGCTAATTAAGAATGGTTAAAAGTAGAGATCTAACGATTGATAGTTTAAGGGGCTTCGCATGTCTTTTAGTTGTGGTCTATCATGTTATCGGTAATGTCCCTAGTAACGGGTTACGAATAGAAGATGGTTTAATTAGGGATTTTAATAATACTATTAACTATATCCATATGCCACTTTTCACTTTATTATCCGGTATTGTTTATGACTTTCGTCCATTTTCAGGAGGTTTTGGAGCTTTTGTTAAAGATAAGTTTTTGCGCTTATTAGTACCAATGTTTATTGTGGGTACTTTTTTTGCGGTTGTCCAGTTCTTAATGCCTGGAACAAGTTCTGGTGAGTATAACTGGCAACTTCTTCATATATTACCTGTAGGCCATTTCTGGTATTTAGAATCAATCTTTACTGTTTTTATAATTGTAGCAATTGTTGAATTTTTAGGACTGTTAAAGAAGGTAGGCTTATTTTCTATAGTATTTTGTTTAAGTATTTTGGCATCAGTGCTTAGTTTTGGAAGTAAATATTTTGCAATAGATAGTGCATTTTATTTATTACCATTTTTCCTTATAGGTATAGCTATTCATCGATTTGAACTGTTGAAGAATGTAAACTCAATTATTGGCTTAGTATTTATTGTTACTGCATGTGTTGGGTATTACTTTTTCGAAATAGAGGGAAGAAACTCGTTGTCTGGGTTAGCTTTTAGTATTGTAATTTCGATTGGATTTTTAGCTCTAAGAATAGAAAATAAAATTTTGGCTAAGGTTGGTTTCTATTCTTATACTATCTATTTGTTCCATGTATTTTTTACCTCGGCAGC encodes the following:
- a CDS encoding Tim44 domain-containing protein, which produces MKRLFSLVALLMVSVAITPIAEAKKFGGGKSFGKSYKTAPAPKQQQQNTNNIGKDQTTKTQSSTKKGLMGGLLGGLLAGGLLAAFFGGAFEGIQFMDILIIGLIAFVIFKLMRGMLGAKQGSMNQHRQQPAFGGQSPKFEQPNVHNFEQNAGASNGGFGGTTDVPHNYPPGFDKAAFVEGAREHYRILQGAWNHNQLEKIEEYVSPSLLEDLKAERAKLDGEQHTDVMYVDADIVRADYDANKAQLSLQFSGRYRDAVEGIEENIEDIWHLERDLTTPNAPWLIVGIQG
- a CDS encoding DUF1244 domain-containing protein — protein: MAEFKYKNLSQQQQDSLDAAVFRRLLKHLDDNKDVQNIDLMILAGFCRNCFSKWYKAEAESQNLSLDIDDARERVYGMTYDEWKQNHQPAATPEQLAAFEARQKK
- a CDS encoding acyltransferase family protein produces the protein MVKSRDLTIDSLRGFACLLVVVYHVIGNVPSNGLRIEDGLIRDFNNTINYIHMPLFTLLSGIVYDFRPFSGGFGAFVKDKFLRLLVPMFIVGTFFAVVQFLMPGTSSGEYNWQLLHILPVGHFWYLESIFTVFIIVAIVEFLGLLKKVGLFSIVFCLSILASVLSFGSKYFAIDSAFYLLPFFLIGIAIHRFELLKNVNSIIGLVFIVTACVGYYFFEIEGRNSLSGLAFSIVISIGFLALRIENKILAKVGFYSYTIYLFHVFFTSAARMVGNKLGIDDLTISILCGMFAGVCGPILVELICDGTNLTRKLCLGKRKTTIDRLWLSSRFAR